The Paenibacillus sp. RC334 nucleotide sequence CGATGGAGTAGAAAGCGACTTTCTGGAGTTTAATGCCGGGATAGAGGCGACCATTGGTCCGGCGGAGAAAAAAGGGCATCTGGTCGTGTAGAGGTTTGCACAGGACGGCAATGGGGAATGTTGAGTAAGGTACATCAATCAGATGAAGTCAAAAAGGAGGAATCAACATGAGCGACCACACTCAAGACGAAGCGAAAATCCGCAACAAGAAGAACGAGGACGGAGATTCCTTGATGGAGAAAAACAAGCTGGAAAATGGCGTGGATATCGAGCCAGAGGCTGACGAATGGATTGCGAAGCCTTCACCTGTGTCCTACGATGATACGAAAACCTCTTCGAAGCAATAAGACTCTTGCGTCCAAATAGAGCAAACATGCAGAGACAGATGATCCTTAATCGGGTCATCTGTCTCTTTGGCATGTATTATTGTGGAATAGGCGATTGAAATTAGTTGAATCTGGAGTATACCTTCCATACCAGCTCACGGCGGCTGCTTACACCTGTTTTCAAGAAAATCGCTTTCAGATGATCTTGCACCGTGTAGGCTGAAATATGAAGTGCGCTTGCCAGCTCTCGGGTCGAAAAGCCTTGAACAATGAGCCGGACAAGCTGTCTTTCCCGCTCGGACCATGCAAACATCTCGGCCATGAGCGGCAGCATTTCAGATGCTTTAGCAGGCTCAAACCATACGGCAAGCTGTTTTTCATCTTTACTTTGCCCGCTTTGAAGAAGGGTGGCCCTGAGTGTTACCCACGGGGTTTCTGCGTCTGCGGCGGGTATACATAGTTTGGCTGGTGAAGCGGAAGTAGTGAAAGCTCCCGGAAGGGCTGTGGATAGTGCGCGAAAGCATACCGCCCGAACGGGCGCGGGAAGGCTATTTTCGTCGATGCCTTCCTGCTGCCGAAGCAACTTAAGCCACTGGTCTGCCGTTGGATTGGAGGAAATCGGCTCCAGCTTGCCAGAAAGCACCAGAACCCCTGGCTCCATATCATTTTCCATAATTATAGCGGAGTCTGGAGATAAGCCCACACTGGCCTGACGCAAATGGTAGGCTATAGACGGTGCTAAGGCTTCAAGAAGCTGCTGCTCTTCCTCACTAAATACCGGCTCCGTATGAACGCGAAACAACGTGAGAAATCCCCAGCAGGTTCCTTTGTACATTAACGGAACACGTAATTCATCCCCGAATCCGGCAGGCTGCAAAACATCCCTGTAACGTGCGCTCCGATTCGGATGACCTCCTGTAGCTCCGTTTAGAGTCGCTATGGATTGCCCCTCCCGCACCAACTGGTCGTATTTCATCACATCATTGCGCAGATATTCGTACTCTAACAGCTTGTAATGAATGCCATCCACGCCTGATTCGGTGAATGCCCCTGTGGAAAGCAGCGAATGCGGATCTATTGATGTACAACACGCCGCATCGAACGGAACCTGAGTACGTAAGCGGTCGATTAGCGTATGTTTGTAAGCTTGCGATGAAGGGGCTTTTTCTCCCAGTCGAATGATTTGCTGTCGAGCATCTTTTAGCTGTGAAAATTGTGTATATTGTGCGCTCATACATTGCTCCCATCGTGAAAAGCTGGAGTTTCGCAACATTGTATCGAAGTAAATCCCACATCTATGGGATGGTGAATATACGTACAGTCGTTATAATTGAGAATGATTCTTAATTCGGGATTTTGCAAAATCCTCAATTAAATCAACAATATACGAATGCTAGGGGAAGATCAAGGCTAGATGTAAGGCCTGTCGCATCTTTTTCCAGCTGTTCGATTTTGG carries:
- a CDS encoding LuxR C-terminal-related transcriptional regulator, which codes for MSAQYTQFSQLKDARQQIIRLGEKAPSSQAYKHTLIDRLRTQVPFDAACCTSIDPHSLLSTGAFTESGVDGIHYKLLEYEYLRNDVMKYDQLVREGQSIATLNGATGGHPNRSARYRDVLQPAGFGDELRVPLMYKGTCWGFLTLFRVHTEPVFSEEEQQLLEALAPSIAYHLRQASVGLSPDSAIIMENDMEPGVLVLSGKLEPISSNPTADQWLKLLRQQEGIDENSLPAPVRAVCFRALSTALPGAFTTSASPAKLCIPAADAETPWVTLRATLLQSGQSKDEKQLAVWFEPAKASEMLPLMAEMFAWSERERQLVRLIVQGFSTRELASALHISAYTVQDHLKAIFLKTGVSSRRELVWKVYSRFN